The Cutaneotrichosporon cavernicola HIS019 DNA, chromosome: 5 DNA segment cagCCTGGAACACTTAATAAGTTCGGCGGTATACGAACGAAGGCCCGTGGTAAATATTCAAGATCCAAGATCCATTCGTAAACCCATCTATCCAACGCCGCGTCTGCCACTCAGAGCTTGGAATCGTGCCAACGAGGCGGACGCTTTTCGAGGAACGCCTGCAGCCCCTCCTTGAGGTTGGGCCCGGAGTTAAGCGCCTTGAACTGCTTGGACTGGATGTAGCGCGTCATCATGCGTTGGTAACCCATCTCTTCCTCAGTGAGACGGAGGCCTGGTGTTAGCGCGCGACTGTTGCGTGCATGCCACTCTATTGAGATGGCGCTCCTGCCAACTCACCAAACAAGCAGAGCTGTACCGAGTCCGGCGAGTTTGCGGCGGTATCCATCGCCAGCTTCAAGGCCCTGGCTTCGACTTGATCGTCCGGTACAACCatgttgacgaggccgagcttctcggcctcccaTGAAGGGATATCTCTGCCAGACATGAGCAGCTCCGCGGCTGACGTCAGCATGTGTTCCATGACCTCTCCCACCCTTCTGTCTGCCGATCAGGAAGACAATTCTTGGGAGGCCACCGCCAGCTGCTGCCACACCGCGCTTCGTCTCTGGCAGGGACAGCTTGGCACTCTCGCCGGCGATCACCACATCGAGGTTGCTAAGCATTTCAACCGCGCCGCCAATAACCACACCGTTGACAGCGGCGATGACTGGTTTTCTGACATGAGCTTCCTTCCAGCAGATGTACTCACCGGAGGAAGCGCTTCGCTAGTCCCCCGAGACCTGTATCAGGCCATTGGTACTTTCCGGCCTTGCGGCCATCGCGCATGCTCTCCTTATCAGCAACTGCTGCAGAAGGGGTGAGCGTTCCCCACTTACAAGTTCCTTGAGGTCGCCACCAGCACACCACGCCTTAGGGTTCGTGGTCCCAAGGATCGCGCAGTGCAGACTTGGCTCGCTCTCGTACCACTCCCAGATTTCGTCCATCGTGAAGCTGTCGACTGCCCGCAGCGCGTTGAACTTGTCCGGGCGGTCGATGGCGACGTGCAGGACATGCTCGGCTGGGAACGAGATACGgatcgccgcctcgtctgTCGAGGGCGGGGGGTTATTGAAGGGACGCATGGTGGTGCGTCTAGATGCAAAGAAGAAATGAGAAGAGTGCGATGTTGAGATGTTGAGATATCAGCCGGATATATCTTGTCTCAGTTCTTTGAATGGAAAGAGTTACATCGGCAATGTCACCTACAGTTTTATCCGGAAACCGGGTAGTACCACAGCCGAACAAGCTAACCTCCATCAAGAATCCGAACATTCAAATCGCACGTTACCGAAATGCGTTGCACTCGATCCAGCCACCGTCCCTGTGCTCTAGCCGCAGACCAGCTACTATCGTACATGACAATGTATACAACGCTCTAGTCACAGACTAGATTGACTCGGGGCGGGATGGAAACTTGGCCTTGTCTGTGAATGCGCTCTCGACCGCCATTCCGTAGCCCTTTGCCCCAAACCCGACCTGGGGTCAAACCAATCCAAAGCAAGACTGAGCACTCACAATAATCCCCGCTGCCTTGTCGCTCAGATAAGACTTGTGACGGAACTCTTCGCGTGCGTGGATGTTGGTGAGGTGTACCTCAATGAACGGGATGGAGACGCTCAGCAGCGCGTCCCGCAGTGCGACGCTGTAATGCGTGAGTGCTGCAGGGTTGATGACGATCGCGTCCGTGCCGTCCGTCCGTGCTTGGTGGACGCGGTCGATGAGCGCGCCTTCCCAGTTGCTCTGGAAAAAGTCGATGTGACCCCCAAGGTCAGCAGCCTGCACCCGTGCGGCAGCcatgacgtcgtcgagcgtgtccGAGCCGTAAACTGCATCAGTTGTGTCTGAGGAGCAGCGTACCGGTTGGCTCACGGGTGCCGATAAGGTTGATGTTGGGCCCGTTCATCACGAGCACAGAGCGCTTGCCGTCGCGAGTCATGGTGAGAGCTTCAATGGGAGGGATAAGACAGGAAAGAGTTTGAGGACACCGAGATGAAGAGTGGGTTTTTAGCTACTTCCTGGCTAAATCAGACGCAAATACCCGCATATCCGGACATGCTGGGCCCAGCGCACAAAGTAAAGCCGTACACCGTTTCGGCACATTTGAGAGTTTGAGAGACGATGTGAGAGAGCGCTGGGAGGATAATGGTACCTGGGTCAGCATTCACCCGGAACTAGCTGTCCGGACCGATGCTAGCTCCACAATTCAGGGACATTACCGACCGGGAATAGCCACCCTCTGCTCCTATGCCTTTGTTTATATCCAGTATATTTCCTTGTATCCCCACAAGTCCGGAAAtcgctgtcgtcggccCCGAGCTCCACCTTTAAGAATGCACTCATCGCCTCCTTTTCCCGCCTCCAAACTCTCCCCTTCCAAGCTCCACATGACCAACAGTATGTCCAGCATAAGCCTTTGGAGCTTGGCTAACTTGCCAGCCATGCCCGAGCTCGGTAtcgcctcgctctctcTCGGATCGTCCTCCGTGCACTCTATGGAGCGCAAGATGGCCGCAGCGGCCTATGCAGGCTTTGACAGCATCGAGATCTTCGACCAGGACTGGGATGCATGGCGCGACGCCTACGCAtccgacctcggcctcgctccTTCCAAGTAcgatggcgacgtcgtATCAATCGCCGCGGCGAAAGCCCTCGGCGGTCTCGCCTCTTCGCACAAGTTGCGTATCAGCTGCTGGCAGCCCCTGCGGCAGTTCGAGGGGTGGGCGGACCCGGCAAAGCGTGAGGCATCCAGGCAACATGCCGCCGGAGTTCTTTCCCTCCTACCCCACCTCGGGActgacctcctcctcgtgtGCTCCACTACCGCACTTGCCCCACACTCTACCGCCGACTTTGCcaccgccgtcgaggacctggcTTGGCTAGCGGATCAGGGGGCGCGGTATAACCCACCCATCCGCATCATGTACGAGGGGTTGAGCTTTGGCACCCACCGCCGCAGGTGGCAGGATGTGTGGGCAGTGGTCCGGGCTGCAAACCGGCCCAACCTCGGTATCTGCCTGGATTCTTTCAACACCCTGGCTCTTGAATGGGCGGACCCGTACTCACCGGACGGACGCAGACCCTCCAACGGTGGGTTAGATGTCGACACCGCTCTCGATGCAAACATGAAGGAGTTGGTGGCATCGGTGCCAGGCGACAAGATCTTCTTCGTCCAGGTTGCGGATGGCCAGTTCATGAACGGCACCCTATCCCCACCAATCGACCCCAGTGTGCcccgcctccttccttgGTCTCGCGGCCACCGGCTGTTCCCGCTTGAGGAGACTCGGGGCGGGTACCTTCCCGTCCTCAAGTTCTGTGAGGCAGTTGTGCGGACAGGATACACAGGGCCATGGAGCCTCGAGGTGTTCAACAAGTCTCTCGCCTCTCCCAGACCAGAGACGTGCCTTGAGCATGCCGAACGAGGGTATGCAGGCCTCTGGCGCACTGTTGACATCCTCAAGGCAGGACCCACGCGCGCTGCCCTGTTGTAGGAAGGACCCGGAAAGACACCTGTAGCTTCATACTTCACATTGCATGCAATATCTACACATTCTACAACATTCGTGCTTACAACTTCTGGTCCTTGGGAAGGTCGCGCATCCTGAGAGTCAGCACAGTCTCTTGCACACACCCACAGTTGTCTCATGCCAAGGTCACCCATAATCTCCTCGGAGCCTCCACCAACTGCCTCGAACTTCTTGGAGGCGTGGGCACGCTCAACGAACCGGCCCGTGCCGGTCTTGGTGAGGGCGCGGCCACCAAAGATCTGGACCGCGTCATCGATGACCTCGTTCATCCACTTGGTCGTCATCATCTTTAGGAACGCCAGCTGACCGGCCAAGTGCTTTGCCTGCGTCTTGTAGTCCATGTGGGTCATCTGGAACGTCATGTTTTCTAGCCAGTTCTGCGCGGCTTCGGTCTTGCCGATCatggcggcgagcttgaggcgAATGACGGGCTGCGAGAGTAGCGGCTTGCCAAAAACCTCGCGCTGCGCTGCCCACATAATGCAATCTTGCGTGACGAGGCGGCACGTCGCGGCTGCGCCTGCAATGAGGCCCCATCGCTCCTTGTTGAAGTTGGATAGTACGATGAACAgccccttgccctcctccccaagcAGCTGCTCAGGCTCGACGCGCACCTTGTCGAATGTGACGTACGCTGTTCCTGCAGAGGGCGAGTACATGGTTGGAATGAACTTTGTCTTGACACCTTCGCCACGCGGGACAATAAACATTGAAATCGCGCCGTCGGGGCAGTCACCACCGTATGTCTTGGCCGCCACGGAGAAGTACTCGGCGTACATGCCACCTGTGATCCACTTCTTGGTACCGTTCAGGATCCAGCTGCCGTCAGGCTGGCGGACAGCGCGACTCTTGATGCCCGAAACGTCAGAGCCCGCAAACGCTTCGGTGATGCACAGACATGCCATCTTCTCGCCTTCCAGCACCTCGCGGATGATTTGCGAGCGCAAAGGCTCCTTGCCAAAGTTCATGACGGGTGGGAGGCCGATCGCGATGCTCGCCATCGCACCAGTCGAGTAGCCCTTGGCGCGGATACGGCTAAGCTCCTGGACGACCACTAGCTCGCTGCAGAGTTAGCTGAATCCCCCACCAAAGGCTTACTGGAAGAAGTCAAagtcctcgcccttgacTCCACCCATGAGCGTCCGGCCGTGCAAGTGTTTGCCGGGACCAAGGCGCATGTGGTTGAGCTGCGACTCGGCCATGTCGCGCTTAGCCTGTACACTCGCTTCCTTGCCGCTGACCTCGTACGCCTGGGCCTCGGGGTACAGCTTGGTGTCAACGAACACGCGCATGTCCTTGCGCAGGCGGTGGTGCGACTCGTTGTAATACGGGCTCTTGAACGCGGGGCTGAGCCAGTTGGACTCGCCGTAAGGGACTCGCGAGAGGTCGCCTGGCTCTGGACGGCGGATCTTAggctcctcgccctcaatGCGCGCAATGATCATGCGATCGTTCTGCGGCTTGTTCAACACTTCCATGCCATGCAATCCGAAGAAAGTGGTTGTCGCATCCTTGCCAGCAATATCCTCATCCAGTAACACCGACAGTCCGCCCGGGTGGAACTTGGCAAACTTGGAGAGGTCGTACACGAACGTGTCAATGATGACCCAAAGGTCGCCCTCCGAGTTGTGcttctgtcagctgtgTCGACGGGAGCGTGCTCACCTTggcaacctcgtcgcgggTGACAGCACGCGTTGGTGAGGGAGGCATTGACATTGTGAGCAGCGATGGGTTGGTAGGGTTGACCAGATGGCCGGCAAACAGATGGGATAAGTAGTCAGTACGATCTTGGGAAGTGAGGTGAGGTGTATCGTGCGTGACTTGATTCGGCCAGAGAATGCCGACGTAACCGGCGCATGGCGGTGGACGCCGAAACCCGCTCATTACTGATTGCAGTTGTCCAGCCATGCTAGCCACACCCAACAGCACAGGTGACCACTGCAAGTCGTGGTTTCATAGTTCCCAACCGGCCAGAGCCGATGCTACTGTACGCATAGCTCTCTGACGATGTAAAGCTCCACAAACTGGCCTGGCACGGTCAGAGTTGACCTGTTCTCACCGGTACTCCATTGCCGAACACTGGAAACTGGTGCGGCCACGACTTCGGTACGCGAGCACAGACCTCTTGGCCGTGATTCTGAATGCTGGAAGGCTCAAGCAGACTCGTATACTGCGTGAGCAAATGCTTGAACATGTGGAAAGTGATACAGCAACAAGTtgtggaggagagagggcCATGAACAGGAAGTCACGTGATGAGACTCCCTGGTTGTATAAGTAGGCACCGGCCTGCACAACATTCGTAACAAACTCTGCCCCTATGGTGTAATGGTAACACGTGAGTCTCATAATCTCTAGCCCTCAGTTCGATTCTGAGTGGGGGCACTCTGTTTTTGCTGTTGCTGGTTTTTGTGATTCTTGGAAGCCTGACCAGCATTCCAGGCGCGTGGTTTGGTGAATCTCGTGTTTTGACTAGCTTCGGCTATTGGAACATTACGGTTTGTCATCATGTCTCGGACGGGCGTCTTATTCCGATCGTTCCGAGCTACCAACGCCAAGCGTCGAGCTCTTGTCGCGCAGAGCACAAAGCGCATTCCGCTGATTGTCTAGAGGTCATGTGTCACAAGCCATCCCGCATCCCGTGACAACTGAATCTCCACGTCGCTTGTTATCGCTGCGCACAGACCCCCTTGACTCGGTAGGCTCCGGCCCACCGCAACAACGTTGATGGAGAGAGAATCAGATTCAACGATATGAGCCGGGGCCCAGGTACAGAGCCCTGCATTAGCGACAATGAAAAAGAGTTCATGTACAGGGGTGCAGACGTGCAGGGGTGCAGGGGTGCGCCGTGTCAGTGCGGAATTCAAGATCGCCTGCACCCGCCAGCCGCCCAAGTTTCCCACCTCTAACCCGATGTCTCAGAACTCGGAGCGGGCACCCGATGGTCCGCCCGCTCAACGGTGGTGCCTATCACATGCTCGTCTGCATGTGTCAGTGGGAGTCGTCAGCTCGCCCCAAATTTGGGCTTGAGTCGATTGCGGTGCGGTGTAAGGCGAGAATGGCAGGCTCGGGAGATTACGCGAGGTGACCCGACGTCATCCGAGGCACCTCTCACCATTGACCCTGTGTCAGACGCGCCTGGAACAAGGCGGACAACCCCCCAACCCTTTGGATCTAACTGAATCTCAATTCACCGATGGCTTTTTGTCTTGCAAGCTCTGGAGTCATGCCCATCCACCCAAACACCCATACGCCCACAATCTCCCCATCGCACGTTCCACGCAAATCTTTTGCAGTACCCCTCACAAAGCTCTCACGCCACACCAAGGCAAGGGGTTGCTGCACCTGGAACATTGGACCCGGAGGAGCGATCCTCGCCGTGACGCGCTGGACATCGGGAAATATTCCTGATGCAGAGACTTATCTACCAGCTGACTGACTCACTCACCCAACATCATCACATCACCACAGTAACAACCACCACATCCACAACTACCATGGCTACCATACAACAAGTGAGCATCCTcagccttcctcgctgacatcagcccAACAACATCATGTTCGAACAAGTCTCGATCACCCTGAACAGCGAGACCATCGTCcagaaggccgaggtgaCCGACGAGGTTGCCGCCGACTTGACCATTCTCGACGACGAATGTTACGACTGCCTCAACTGCGACTACGAGAGCTTTGACCAGTGGAGCGAACGCCTCAGCGTCCCCGGCACTCCCATgctctcccactccccaGCTGCCACCCCTGCCGAGCAACCCTCCACCCCACTCTTCGCGCCTACCAACCCCTCGCTCAAGTCGGAACATCTTagccttggcgagcgcctcATCTCGGCATGCTCATACGGCCTGCAGGCCCTCGGCACTACAGCCCTCCACGCCATCCTCCCCTCAGACGAGGATGACCACCACCTTGTTCTCTCCCCCCGCCTCTCCCCAACCGACAAGACCAAGTCGGACGCACACAACtcgtctccctccccctcccctgtcatcctcctcgaacCAGCACGTCCTGGCGCCCACGTCCGTTTCCTCGTTAGACCCCCGCGCCCCAACAAGACGCTTCCTCTCTCGTCGATTGCCGCTTTCGGGAGTAGCATGTtcagcgtcgaggaggaggagagcagcgacgaggagttTGAGATGTTCGAAGAAGGCGCTGAGACCATCTAGAACGTCTGGAGCATTGGAAGAGTAGCCTAGTAGCCTAATGGAGAGAGCAGAGGGGCGCACTGTAGCATTTGTGTATTAGGCTTTGGTACTGCATTATACAGCATGAACTGCACATATAGTCTTGGCCACCCAAAGTGGAGCAGTGAGCAGAGTACGTGATGACATGCTGCTGGCACGACGTCGATCGAGGAATGCCCAAAGtcttggggttggggagtTTGCACCAACTCTCGATCACCCCCACAAGTGTGGGGAACATTTCATCACAAACCCTACGTGTCTCGAATCGTCATCTACATCGTACGGTGCTCCACCTGATATAGGCTCTGGTGGCGACGTGGAACGCAAGGAAACCCGCAATCCAGACTCCCCACCTCGGAGTCACATGCCACGCGTTGCGTGACAAAAACCATCGCAGGAATGCTCGAGTGGTTAAAGAGGTCAGAGTCAAGCTAAATAGCTTGTTCCGGACGGAACACAACTCCTGATGCGGTCGCTTCCTGGGTTCGAATCCCAGTTCCTGCAACAACAAATTCTTTTGCGGGTCCTGCAGTCGAGGTCCGTGCGTGGTGGGGACGATTGGCTGGCTCTGTTCGCCGATCGCCACCAGAAATCCAGGATGCTGGTGCCAGAGTACACACAGTCTGTGCACGCCTCCACTTGTTGCTCCAAGAAACCACCCAACTCGTCTCGTCGACTACATCAACAAATCGCACTGACGAATCCTTCTGATATCTACACAGCTGAGATCCACCATGCAGCGAAGGGCGTGtagctcagttggtagagcgtTCCATTCGCATTAGGATTTCTTATAGTCCTGATTATTGTGCATTGGAAAGGTCTTTGGTTCGATTCCTAACTCGTCCAGCCTTCATTAATCTTTTTCTAATCAGGCATGCTGCGGAAGCGCTGGCGCGCGAAACTGCGGAAGAAGACACACGAACGAGTCTGTGTAGATCATCTAACCACGGACGGCCAGCTCCAACAGCTGCGTACAGATCGCGTGTGGTTTCGGAGGTTTTCAATGCTGCGACTCCGGTCCAGACGGTACGCACACAGTTGCGACATGGGAAGTTCTCTTCACCCTGCGTGTGACACTATAGATTCCTCTCGTCCACAGCATCACGGTTTGACCAACCACTCGATACGATGTCATCTTCTGACGATACGGCAGGCGCCACCTACGCAATGTCCCTCAGGGCCCATACCAAACTAGTACCGTTCAAGCACGAGTCTAGTCTTGAGGACGTCGTGGGTGAGAAGCCAGCCCGCAGCTTTCATTTGAGAAAGCGCCTTGTCCCGGAGCGACGTGGCCTGTGCCTCGGTGTCGGCGCCAAACGACAGCTCGACAATCGTCTCATGCCCGTTTCCTTCAGCATTGATGATCGGCaggacctcgagcttgaccagCGTGTTGGCCCAATTCCCCTTCCACACATTGGACATGACTGGCCCGTGCTGGCGAGTCGTGGCCATGATCTTGTCTCCCCAGTGGTTCTTGCCCCAGTTGTGCAGCTTGTTAGGCATGTACTTGAGCAGCATGTGGCGGCCCGTGTCATCGTCGGGCAGACTCGTGCCGTGATGGCCCGTGGCCGGCCactccttcttgagcgtAAAGGACAGAGTCTAGCGTCAGTGACGGTGGTCGCACGACCGTCCATGacgcctccacccacctTCTTCGAGTACGTCCAgtcaacctcggcgttATAGTTGATCGAGCTCTTGTCAAAGCCCTCATCGCgagcgagcttgagcgtgGCCTCAAGTCCCTCCGGACCGACAGTGTACCGCTTCTTGTACGTCGCCTCAAAgtccttgccgcccttgtGACGCAGACGAATCGCCCACCCCGCCTTGTTCAAGTCGTGCGCCTCCGTGTCGTAGTAGCTGTACGCCCGCGTATCCGGTACATCCTTGAGACTAAAAGCGTGGAGGAGCTCATGCGTCGGACGTCCGCCCTTGAGGGCGCCCTTGGGGtccaggccgagcttgagctccCACCCGTGGTTTGCGACAGCGGGTTTCTTGAGGTCGGACACGCCAGACGAGATGGCGAGCACCCCAGTCAGAGCCTTGAAGAGGCCGTATGGGCTGgggagggcgtcgacgacggccgagACACTGTCAAAGATCACAGGCGGCATAgtggatgaagaggagggagagatgATGTGCGAATGAGCTTTTTCAATCAGTCGGCTCGGCCGTTGGCCATCCGAAGTCAGCCTCCGCCCTCTGATCGGGGTATGACATTCCTCATCCGACGGTCCGACAGACTAGCGATGTCATTGGCTTGGCGCAATCTGCTCGGGGAGATTGAACCCTCTAACAGCTATCATTGGACTTGGCCGGAGTGCATTGCGTGTTCGTGTAGGCTGCTTCTACAGACTCTGTTTGAGATTCAAAGATCCCATGTGCATCAGAGTAAAGTCAATGTGAGTACGGGTGTGAGTGATAGAGTTGTTTCGTGGCGCATGCGTGCCTCTTTTTTCATCATTCAGGATAGCCAGAGATCGGGACTCTGGTATACCTGCTTGAGTGATCGACGTCAccaccccttcctccccggGGCTTGATCTTTGGGCTCGTCAACTCATGACCAACTACGACAACGACCATTTGTGCAGCATTGGTAACAAAGGTTATGGAACAAACATTCATCTCTCGCCTAACTGCCTATCATCTTACCGCCAACTAGAAATCCTCATCCAGGACACTGGGAGAGACAGACTCGGACAGACTCCTCAATCCCTCAatcgtccttctcctccttgtcctcctcacgATCCGCCTCATTCTTGGTCTCGTCAAATGCGATACACATGCACGCAatgagcgcgaggtcgactCCAGGGGCGACCGTAACAAAGTACTGCCATCAACCCAGTCCTTGCTAAACTCACCGTCTGCTGGTCGGCAGCGACTTCATTGACGTTGATCATGTCGCGCGAGATGTGGGCAAGCGCATTACCCTTCTGGTCCTTGACGTTGGCGCTTCCACCCCAGAAGTCGCCGCTGAGCGAGATCTGActctccttgccgtcctgGTAAAAGTCGGCAACAAGCTTTGAACCGACTGCATTAGCTTTTCCAGGTGCGACTCACGGCTCCACTTCTTCTTGATGACGAGAATGTCCGAACccttggcgtcctcgaccacaAAGGCCTGACCCATGCTCATCTTCTTGTCGGCCATGTTGTAGAGCATGGTTCCCTCGGCATCGTAGATCTCTGCTGGTCAGCAATGTGGGGTTGGTGGACGCAGACATACTCTTGCGGTCGTGGAAGGAGAACATCTTGCCGCTGCAGGTCATGAGCGTTTTCTGGATCacagcgtcgaggatgctAAAGTCGTCCTGGTATCAGCTGACAATGTGATGATAGCTGAGCCGGAGAGAACTAACACCCGAGATCGAGAGAAGGCTCTCCTTCATCGCGAGCGTCGTCtcgctcgagcgcatcatGTGCGGGTAGCGGCCGACAGGAGGCGAGACAGGCTTGAGCGAGCCGGAACGAGCGaagatggcgtcgaggataCCCATGATGCTGTTTTGATATTGATGGAGAGAGGTGAGGCTTGGTGCTAAGGGTATGTATCGGTAACTGTGGTCTCTGCGAGCTCTCATGTCCACTACGTGCTGGGTTTAAATAGCCCGCAAGGTGTTCAATACCCAAGACGATGACGGCTGTGAACGCACGTTCTGCCGCAAGCATGAGAAATCTGGGGGACGTGGTGGTGTAAGGAGTGGAGAGTGGGAAGTGGGAAGAAGCAAAACGACAACCTTGCCTGGGacgtcaccttccttcacATGCTGCCACAcgtcc contains these protein-coding regions:
- a CDS encoding uncharacterized protein (LURP-one-related), translating into MGILDAIFARSGSLKPVSPPVGRYPHMMRSSETTLAMKESLLSISGDDFSILDAVIQKTLMTCSGKMFSFHDRKKIYDAEGTMLYNMADKKMSMGQAFVVEDAKGSDILVIKKKWSLGSKLVADFYQDGKESQISLSGDFWGGSANVKDQKGNALAHISRDMINVNEVAADQQTYFVTVAPGVDLALIACMCIAFDETKNEADREEDKEEKDD
- a CDS encoding uncharacterized protein (Belongs to the enoyl-CoA hydratase isomerase family); its protein translation is MRPFNNPPPSTDEAAIRISFPAEHVLHVAIDRPDKFNALRAVDSFTMDEIWEWYESEPSLHCAILGTTNPKAWCAGGDLKELSMRDGRKAGKYQWPDTGLGGLAKRFLRKPVIAAVNGVVIGGAVEMLSNLDVVIAGESAKLSLPETKRGVAAAGGGLPRIVFLIGRQKAAELLMSGRDIPSWEAEKLGLVNMVVPDDQVEARALKLAMDTAANSPDSVQLCLFGLRLTEEEMGYQRMMTRYIQSKQFKALNSGPNLKEGLQAFLEKRPPRWHDSKL
- a CDS encoding uncharacterized protein (Xylose isomerase-like TIM barrel) encodes the protein MPELGIASLSLGSSSVHSMERKMAAAAYAGFDSIEIFDQDWDAWRDAYASDLGLAPSKYDGDVVSIAAAKALGGLASSHKLRISCWQPLRQFEGWADPAKREASRQHAAGVLSLLPHLGTDLLLVCSTTALAPHSTADFATAVEDLAWLADQGARYNPPIRIMYEGLSFGTHRRRWQDVWAVVRAANRPNLGICLDSFNTLALEWADPYSPDGRRPSNGGLDVDTALDANMKELVASVPGDKIFFVQVADGQFMNGTLSPPIDPSVPRLLPWSRGHRLFPLEETRGGYLPVLKFCEAVVRTGYTGPWSLEVFNKSLASPRPETCLEHAERGYAGLWRTVDILKAGPTRAALL
- a CDS encoding uncharacterized protein (Acyl-CoA dehydrogenase, C-terminal domain), whose protein sequence is MSMPPSPTRAVTRDEVAKHNSEGDLWVIIDTFVYDLSKFAKFHPGGLSVLLDEDIAGKDATTTFFGLHGMEVLNKPQNDRMIIARIEGEEPKIRRPEPGDLSRVPYGESNWLSPAFKSPYYNESHHRLRKDMRVFVDTKLYPEAQAYEVSGKEASVQAKRDMAESQLNHMRLGPGKHLHGRTLMGGVKGEDFDFFHELVVVQELSRIRAKGYSTGAMASIAIGLPPVMNFGKEPLRSQIIREVLEGEKMACLCITEAFAGSDVSGIKSRAVRQPDGSWILNGTKKWITGGMYAEYFSVAAKTYGGDCPDGAISMFIVPRGEGVKTKFIPTMYSPSAGTAYVTFDKVRVEPEQLLGEEGKGLFIVLSNFNKERWGLIAGAAATCRLVTQDCIMWAAQREVFGKPLLSQPVIRLKLAAMIGKTEAAQNWLENMTFQMTHMDYKTQAKHLAGQLAFLKMMTTKWMNEVIDDAVQIFGGRALTKTGTGRFVERAHASKKFEAVGGGSEEIMGDLGMRQLMRDLPKDQKL
- the aroQ gene encoding uncharacterized protein (Catalyzes a trans-dehydration via an enolate intermediate), producing the protein MTRDGKRSVLVMNGPNINLIGTREPTVYGSDTLDDVMAAARVQAADLGGHIDFFQSNWEGALIDRVHQARTDGTDAIVINPAALTHYSVALRDALLSVSIPFIEVHLTNIHAREEFRHKSYLSDKAAGIIVGFGAKGYGMAVESAFTDKAKFPSRPESI